A window from Bdellovibrionales bacterium encodes these proteins:
- a CDS encoding DUF4423 domain-containing protein yields MPLERYLSYRHFLADELKKRQSNDRNYSVRSFAKELEIRSSRLTEILHGKVGLSEDRAVVVAERLKIPDEEKKIFVDLVQSVHGRGTVTRKIAIERLRQRFPEARELQLDEFELIADWYHLAIMELIDLEGFQGNADFISKKLNVSIETATQALERLMRLGLVVRDGDSFRRSEINRTTTQDISSSAIRSYHRQLLDKAEQALEERNVTERDFSSVVFSIRKEKIPVLKEFIQRLCQEFDRELEQQSEPVPKDSVYCFSTQFFELTEKA; encoded by the coding sequence ATGCCATTAGAACGTTATTTAAGTTATCGCCACTTTCTTGCTGACGAATTAAAAAAACGTCAGAGCAATGACCGCAACTACTCAGTGAGATCTTTTGCGAAAGAGCTTGAAATCCGCTCTTCGCGCCTGACTGAAATTCTCCACGGAAAAGTAGGATTGTCAGAGGACCGCGCTGTTGTGGTCGCTGAGCGTTTGAAGATTCCCGACGAAGAGAAAAAGATTTTCGTGGATCTCGTTCAAAGCGTGCATGGCCGCGGAACTGTGACTCGTAAGATTGCGATCGAGCGTCTTCGTCAAAGATTTCCTGAAGCCCGGGAGCTTCAATTGGATGAGTTTGAGCTGATCGCCGATTGGTATCACCTGGCGATTATGGAACTGATTGATCTGGAAGGTTTCCAAGGTAATGCGGATTTTATTTCCAAGAAGCTCAATGTTTCTATTGAAACAGCAACGCAAGCTCTGGAACGCTTGATGCGCTTGGGTTTGGTGGTGCGTGATGGGGATTCGTTCAGGCGCAGTGAAATCAACCGCACGACGACTCAGGATATTTCTTCTTCGGCAATTCGCAGTTATCACCGCCAGTTGCTGGATAAAGCCGAACAGGCTTTGGAAGAGCGTAATGTGACGGAGCGCGATTTCTCATCTGTTGTGTTCTCAATTCGTAAAGAAAAAATTCCTGTCCTGAAAGAGTTCATCCAAAGACTTTGTCAGGAGTTTGACCGCGAACTTGAGCAGCAGTCAGAGCCAGTGCCGAAAGATTCGGTTTACTGCTTTTCAACGCAATTTTTCGAACTCACGGAGAAAGCATGA